From the Anaerolineales bacterium genome, one window contains:
- a CDS encoding iron-containing redox enzyme family protein, whose protein sequence is MSIQKTLNERIQAWNLLSHPFYQAWESGDLPVEALQTYAAEYGAFIHHIPAGWEVQGDAETTQEEHEHAELWDAFAAGLATRVGEAKLPATAELIATAKRLFAKPATALGALYAFEVQQPATAKSKLEGLRAHYSLPATVEPYFEVHSHNEHEAEKLLARMAVLSVEEQAEAAEACEQMATALWNALTDIYDTHCEM, encoded by the coding sequence ATGAGCATTCAGAAAACCCTCAATGAACGTATTCAGGCTTGGAACTTGTTGAGCCATCCGTTTTATCAGGCGTGGGAGTCCGGCGACCTTCCCGTGGAAGCCTTGCAGACCTATGCGGCCGAGTATGGCGCCTTTATCCACCATATTCCGGCGGGCTGGGAAGTGCAGGGCGATGCCGAAACCACACAAGAAGAGCATGAGCACGCTGAGCTGTGGGATGCTTTCGCCGCGGGTCTGGCGACCCGTGTGGGTGAGGCCAAGCTGCCCGCCACCGCTGAACTGATCGCCACCGCCAAGCGCTTGTTCGCCAAGCCGGCCACGGCGCTGGGTGCGCTGTATGCCTTTGAGGTGCAGCAGCCCGCTACCGCCAAGAGCAAGCTGGAGGGCCTGCGTGCTCATTACAGCCTGCCGGCCACGGTGGAGCCGTACTTCGAAGTACACTCCCACAACGAACACGAGGCCGAAAAGCTGTTGGCCCGCATGGCGGTCCTTTCGGTGGAAGAGCAAGCTGAGGCGGCTGAAGCCTGCGAGCAGATGGCCACCGCGCTGTGGAATGCGCTGACCGACATTTACGACACGCACTGCGAGATGTAA
- a CDS encoding SulP family inorganic anion transporter, translating to MPRRSLKRLYQDEFNNYSLAKFQQDLLAGLTVAAVALPLALAFGVASGSTAAAGLVTAILAGLIIGALSGAPYQISGPTGAMSAVLIVLVARYGLEGIWVAGLLSGLLLLLIGLFKLGRFIAFIPAPVITGFTSGIALIIFIGQIDNFLGITTPATETALQKLIGYTQVSLAPDWTALALGLVVVGAMLLLPKRISARFPSSLLGIILATLIVVLLNPDVAQIGEIPQTLLLQDRFNPLAFDWSRLPEFVAPTLTITALGAIESLLCGAVASNMTGIRLQANQELVAQGVGNMLIPFFGGVPATAAIARSSVGIKSGGQTRLVSIIHAIGLLLSMFLLAPIMARIPLAALAGVLMVTAWRMNEWSAIRFMFNKRFKTDMAAFAITMLATISLDLTQAILIGTFMVGAIFLNRIAHLEVEVSPVDPSKLRARGLQPRTDCEGMYVAFITGPLFFAAMGSFNEALADLSPVRTLILSMRGVPLVDTAGIEALRQLHEKLGAKGGQLMFAGLNPSVRAMFERAGLVEEVGEENVFWSSDQAILAAE from the coding sequence ATGCCGCGGCGCAGTCTAAAAAGACTCTATCAAGACGAATTTAACAATTATTCTCTCGCCAAGTTTCAGCAAGACCTCTTGGCGGGTCTCACCGTGGCGGCAGTGGCTCTGCCGCTGGCGCTGGCTTTCGGCGTCGCCTCCGGCTCCACCGCCGCGGCAGGCCTGGTCACCGCTATCCTGGCCGGGCTGATCATCGGCGCGCTCTCCGGCGCGCCCTATCAGATCAGCGGACCTACCGGCGCTATGAGCGCGGTGCTGATCGTGCTGGTCGCCCGTTACGGGCTGGAAGGGATATGGGTGGCCGGGCTGCTCTCCGGTCTGCTGCTCCTGCTGATCGGCCTGTTCAAGCTCGGTCGCTTCATCGCCTTTATCCCCGCCCCGGTGATCACCGGCTTTACGTCCGGCATCGCCCTGATCATTTTCATCGGCCAGATAGACAATTTCCTCGGCATCACCACTCCCGCCACAGAAACTGCGCTGCAAAAGCTGATCGGCTACACCCAGGTCAGTCTGGCTCCCGACTGGACTGCTCTTGCCCTGGGGCTGGTGGTGGTTGGCGCCATGCTGTTGCTGCCCAAGAGGATCAGCGCCCGCTTTCCCTCTTCGCTGCTCGGCATCATCCTGGCCACCCTGATCGTTGTGCTGCTTAATCCAGACGTGGCCCAGATCGGCGAAATTCCGCAAACTTTGCTGCTGCAGGATCGTTTCAATCCACTGGCTTTCGACTGGAGTCGCCTGCCGGAGTTCGTGGCCCCTACGTTAACCATCACCGCCCTTGGGGCCATCGAATCCCTGCTGTGCGGCGCGGTGGCCTCCAACATGACCGGCATCCGCTTGCAGGCCAACCAGGAGCTGGTCGCCCAGGGCGTTGGCAATATGCTGATCCCCTTCTTCGGCGGCGTGCCCGCCACGGCCGCCATCGCTCGTTCCAGCGTCGGCATCAAGTCCGGCGGGCAAACCCGCCTGGTCAGCATCATCCACGCCATCGGCTTGCTGCTGTCCATGTTCCTGTTGGCACCCATCATGGCACGCATCCCGCTGGCGGCCCTGGCCGGAGTGCTGATGGTGACGGCCTGGCGCATGAACGAGTGGTCCGCCATTCGCTTCATGTTCAACAAGCGCTTCAAAACAGACATGGCCGCCTTCGCCATTACCATGCTGGCCACCATCAGCCTGGACCTGACCCAGGCCATTCTCATCGGCACCTTCATGGTCGGGGCGATCTTCCTCAACCGCATTGCCCACCTCGAGGTCGAAGTCAGCCCGGTGGACCCCAGCAAGCTGCGCGCCCGCGGCCTGCAGCCGCGCACGGATTGCGAAGGCATGTATGTGGCCTTCATCACCGGCCCACTATTCTTCGCCGCCATGGGCAGCTTCAATGAAGCCTTGGCCGACCTCAGCCCAGTGCGCACGCTTATTCTCTCGATGCGCGGAGTGCCCCTGGTGGACACGGCCGGGATCGAAGCCTTGCGCCAACTGCACGAGAAGTTGGGCGCCAAAGGCGGCCAGCTTATGTTTGCCGGGCTTAACCCAAGTGTGCGCGCCATGTTCGAGCGCGCTGGCTTGGTGGAAGAAGTAGGAGAAGAGAACGTCTTTTGGAGCAGCGACCAAGCCATTTTGGCGGCTGAGTAG
- a CDS encoding ArsR family transcriptional regulator, with product MSSTRNLVLEHLRTAQRCTINDLAEAVSINPVSVRHHISRMQAQGLVDSAEERHGVGRPRRQYFLTQAGREHFPTHTIRFTNHLLAEIKEHLPVEEYNRIFVRMAESISAKYADQDLTDLSIPQRLSLLEECLNNEGFLAHVEQTADEIIIRETGCPYYHVGQTHREVCGIDKALISRILAVEPRRSSCLLSGDSHCTYVVPLAAAQQAISG from the coding sequence ATGAGCAGCACCCGCAATCTCGTCCTGGAGCACCTGCGCACCGCCCAGCGCTGCACGATCAATGACCTGGCCGAAGCGGTCAGCATTAACCCCGTCTCCGTGCGCCACCACATCAGCCGCATGCAGGCCCAGGGGCTGGTCGACTCAGCCGAGGAGCGCCACGGTGTCGGCCGCCCGCGCCGCCAATATTTCCTGACCCAGGCCGGCCGCGAGCATTTCCCCACCCACACTATTCGCTTCACCAACCACTTGCTGGCCGAAATCAAAGAACATCTCCCGGTCGAAGAATACAACCGCATCTTCGTGCGCATGGCCGAGTCGATCTCGGCCAAGTACGCCGACCAGGATCTGACCGACCTCAGCATTCCGCAACGCCTCAGCCTGCTGGAAGAATGCCTCAACAACGAAGGCTTCCTGGCGCACGTAGAGCAGACCGCCGACGAGATCATCATCCGCGAGACGGGCTGCCCCTATTACCATGTCGGCCAAACCCACCGCGAGGTCTGCGGCATCGACAAAGCGCTTATCTCGCGCATCCTAGCCGTGGAACCCCGCCGCAGTTCCTGCCTGCTCAGCGGCGACAGCCACTGCACCTATGTGGTGCCGCTGGCCGCCGCTCAGCAAGCCATATCTGGATAA
- a CDS encoding histone deacetylase, which translates to MHPIAFTYPEGHQAHHQPGHAERPERIEALQAALQAAGYWARGSLLSPIELDPSVLTAIHTPHLLASLPEYAQHHRPFDEDTYLNPASWPLALRTAGAAAALAAAVWRREAAGGLALTRPPGHHATPERAMGFCILNNIALAAQHLLQHQGAQRLAIIDLDVHHGNGTQDIFYEREDVLFISSHQIPLYPGSGSLDERGRGPGDGFTVNLPLPPGSGDAAFRVAYDEIVPSLLDRFQPEMLLVSLGLDAHWQDPLAELRVSAAGYGAAVHSLQRWASQHCGGRIALILEGGYDLDGLAASSLCAVQALLGEEIRDPLGPGPDPENDGWLPVFDQVRRLWNL; encoded by the coding sequence ATGCACCCCATCGCCTTCACCTATCCCGAAGGCCACCAGGCCCACCACCAACCCGGCCATGCTGAGCGGCCCGAACGTATTGAAGCCCTGCAGGCCGCGCTGCAGGCCGCCGGCTATTGGGCCCGCGGGTCGCTGCTGTCACCCATCGAACTCGACCCGTCCGTGCTGACCGCCATTCACACCCCGCACCTGTTGGCCAGCCTGCCAGAATACGCCCAACACCACCGCCCCTTCGATGAGGACACTTACCTCAACCCGGCCAGCTGGCCGCTGGCGCTGCGCACCGCCGGCGCGGCTGCCGCGCTGGCTGCGGCGGTCTGGCGGCGTGAGGCAGCGGGCGGCTTGGCGCTCACCCGCCCGCCTGGCCACCACGCCACCCCTGAGCGGGCGATGGGCTTCTGCATCCTCAACAACATCGCCCTGGCCGCCCAGCACCTATTGCAGCACCAGGGCGCCCAACGCCTGGCGATCATCGATCTGGACGTGCATCACGGCAACGGCACACAAGACATTTTCTACGAACGCGAGGACGTGCTCTTCATCTCCAGCCACCAGATACCGCTCTATCCCGGCAGCGGCTCGCTGGACGAGCGCGGCCGCGGCCCGGGCGATGGCTTTACAGTGAACCTGCCGCTGCCCCCCGGATCCGGGGATGCAGCTTTCCGGGTCGCCTATGACGAGATCGTGCCCAGCCTGTTGGACCGCTTCCAACCCGAGATGCTGTTGGTCAGCCTGGGGCTGGATGCCCACTGGCAAGACCCGCTGGCGGAACTGCGCGTCAGCGCCGCGGGCTATGGGGCCGCCGTGCACAGCCTGCAGCGCTGGGCCAGCCAGCACTGCGGCGGCCGCATCGCCCTGATCCTCGAGGGCGGCTATGACCTGGACGGCCTGGCCGCCAGCAGCCTGTGCGCCGTACAGGCATTGCTGGGCGAAGAGATCCGCGACCCGCTCGGCCCCGGCCCTGACCCCGAAAACGACGGCTGGCTGCCTGTCTTCGACCAGGTGCGCCGTCTCTGGAACCTGTAG
- a CDS encoding CBS domain-containing protein, whose product MINEKVMDWMSRTVLTINADQTLPEAHALMKEYNVRRLPVLEQGRLVGIVTLGDLREASPSDATSLSIFELNYLLARLTMQDIMTRDPLTVAPNTRLAEAAKLMLHHKVGGLPVMEGGSLVGIITETDIFRAYVHLAEEPASEVAA is encoded by the coding sequence ATGATCAACGAGAAGGTAATGGATTGGATGTCCCGGACTGTCCTGACGATAAACGCTGACCAGACCCTGCCTGAAGCCCATGCGCTGATGAAGGAATACAATGTGCGTCGTTTGCCTGTGTTGGAGCAGGGCCGTCTGGTAGGGATTGTGACCCTAGGCGATCTGCGTGAGGCCAGCCCTTCGGATGCCACGTCACTGAGCATCTTTGAGCTGAACTACCTGCTCGCCCGTCTGACCATGCAAGACATCATGACGCGCGATCCGCTGACTGTGGCACCAAACACCCGGCTGGCCGAAGCCGCCAAGCTGATGCTGCATCACAAGGTGGGGGGGCTGCCCGTAATGGAAGGTGGCTCGCTGGTGGGCATCATCACCGAGACCGACATTTTCCGGGCTTACGTACATCTGGCTGAAGAGCCAGCCAGCGAAGTGGCTGCCTAA
- a CDS encoding DUF59 domain-containing protein — MSPVASQDPAKQAIWEIESTHPQLLEAVDASLRQVVDPEIGLNVIELGLVRNVQINEDEKKAMVTMIMTTPFCPYAPALLEMTRQKAAEAIGHHTQIQMGTELWDLTYMEEGAGADWGLF, encoded by the coding sequence ATGAGCCCTGTAGCCTCCCAAGACCCCGCCAAGCAAGCCATCTGGGAAATTGAAAGCACCCACCCCCAGCTGCTGGAAGCCGTGGACGCCTCGCTGCGCCAGGTGGTAGACCCGGAGATCGGCCTCAACGTGATCGAACTGGGCCTGGTGCGCAATGTGCAGATCAACGAAGACGAGAAGAAGGCCATGGTCACCATGATCATGACCACGCCTTTCTGCCCCTACGCCCCGGCCCTGCTGGAGATGACCCGCCAAAAGGCTGCCGAAGCCATCGGCCACCACACCCAGATCCAAATGGGCACCGAGCTGTGGGACCTCACCTATATGGAAGAAGGCGCCGGCGCTGACTGGGGTTTGTTCTAG
- a CDS encoding nitroreductase family protein: protein MNVSEAIRTKRAVREFRQEALKESEVLAILNAGRRAQSSKNRQSWQFLAVQDKATLKKVSKYGMFAGHLAGAALGVLILTPPPEEFYGALFDAGQAAAYMQLAAWELGVASCLATLYKADKGYDLLGIPREWQILMAISFGYPADKRGLHFRPLVGGRKKLDEVVHWEKW, encoded by the coding sequence ATGAACGTATCCGAAGCCATCCGCACCAAGCGCGCCGTGCGCGAGTTCCGCCAGGAAGCGCTCAAAGAATCCGAAGTGCTGGCCATCCTCAACGCCGGCCGCCGCGCTCAAAGCTCCAAGAACCGCCAGAGCTGGCAGTTCCTGGCCGTGCAGGACAAAGCCACGCTCAAGAAAGTCTCCAAATACGGCATGTTCGCCGGGCATTTGGCAGGCGCCGCCCTGGGCGTGCTGATCCTTACACCCCCGCCGGAAGAATTCTACGGGGCGCTGTTCGACGCCGGCCAAGCGGCAGCCTACATGCAGCTGGCCGCCTGGGAGTTGGGCGTCGCCTCCTGCCTGGCCACTCTGTACAAAGCCGATAAGGGCTACGACCTGCTGGGCATTCCCCGCGAATGGCAGATCCTGATGGCGATCTCCTTTGGCTACCCGGCGGACAAGCGCGGTCTCCATTTCCGCCCACTGGTGGGCGGCCGCAAGAAGCTGGATGAAGTCGTGCACTGGGAGAAGTGGTAG
- a CDS encoding VOC family protein has protein sequence MPASTVIPVLSYPDVSEAVIWLCKAFGFTLRWQAGDHRAQLNIGQDGALAIAQGAGGSEGHSVMVRIEDVDSHYQSVKAFGAEILAEPADYAYGERQYTVKDVAGHVWTFPKRWPIRHRRTGAAHPATYE, from the coding sequence ATGCCGGCCAGCACGGTGATCCCCGTGTTGAGTTATCCGGATGTGTCCGAGGCAGTGATCTGGTTGTGCAAGGCTTTCGGGTTCACCCTGCGCTGGCAGGCTGGCGATCATCGTGCCCAATTGAACATTGGCCAGGATGGCGCACTCGCCATCGCACAAGGCGCCGGTGGAAGTGAAGGACATTCGGTAATGGTGCGCATCGAAGATGTCGATTCCCATTATCAGAGCGTCAAAGCCTTCGGCGCTGAGATCTTGGCCGAGCCAGCAGACTATGCGTACGGTGAGCGACAATACACCGTGAAGGATGTGGCTGGGCACGTCTGGACGTTTCCCAAACGGTGGCCGATAAGGCACCGGAGGACTGGGGCGGCACATCCAGCAACTTATGAATAA
- a CDS encoding polyprenyl synthetase family protein has translation MTTLTFQTQIQDLLLEVEARMRAQGDGYHPILKEALDQLLGSGGKRVRPTVVLLVSGMLGVDDYRSTSLAAAVELLHTATLVHDDLIDDSKLRRGQPTINSTLSTPATILTGDFLFSQSAGLGAQVGSPEVMHFFAQTLSTIVNGEIAQIFQRNALTDRDIYQERIYAKTASMFELAAKAPSVLVEGHRHHLEPLRAYGYGIGMAFQMVDDILDFSSSADDLGKPAASDLRLGLVTLPSLYWLEANPGDGRLATLQAGQRLPEAELDALVDDIRHSEAMQLANREAKQHVQDAKDMLEGLPDRPERDALLQLADYVVERLN, from the coding sequence ATGACCACGCTGACTTTCCAAACCCAAATTCAGGATCTGCTGCTAGAGGTGGAGGCGCGCATGCGCGCCCAGGGCGACGGCTATCATCCGATTTTGAAGGAGGCGCTGGACCAGCTGCTGGGGTCCGGCGGCAAACGCGTGCGGCCTACGGTGGTGCTGTTGGTCAGCGGCATGTTGGGGGTGGATGATTACCGTAGTACCAGCCTGGCGGCAGCGGTGGAACTGTTGCATACGGCCACACTGGTGCACGATGATTTGATTGATGATTCAAAACTGCGCCGCGGCCAGCCGACGATCAACTCCACCCTAAGCACACCTGCCACAATCTTGACCGGTGACTTTCTCTTTTCGCAGTCAGCCGGCTTGGGGGCCCAGGTCGGCTCGCCGGAAGTGATGCACTTCTTCGCTCAAACCCTGTCCACGATCGTCAATGGCGAGATCGCCCAGATCTTCCAGCGCAACGCATTGACCGACCGCGATATCTACCAGGAGCGCATTTACGCCAAGACCGCCTCAATGTTTGAGCTGGCCGCCAAGGCGCCTAGCGTGCTGGTTGAGGGCCACCGGCATCACCTGGAGCCGCTGCGGGCTTACGGCTACGGCATCGGCATGGCTTTCCAGATGGTGGACGATATTTTGGACTTCTCTTCCAGCGCCGATGACCTGGGCAAACCTGCCGCCAGTGATCTGCGCTTGGGCCTGGTGACGCTGCCTTCTTTGTATTGGCTCGAAGCCAATCCGGGCGATGGGCGCCTGGCCACGCTGCAAGCGGGTCAGCGCCTACCCGAGGCCGAGCTGGATGCGCTGGTGGATGACATCCGCCACAGCGAAGCGATGCAGCTCGCCAATCGGGAAGCCAAGCAGCACGTGCAAGACGCCAAGGATATGCTGGAGGGCTTGCCGGATCGCCCGGAGCGCGACGCGCTGCTGCAGCTGGCTGACTATGTGGTCGAGCGTTTAAACTAA
- a CDS encoding aldehyde dehydrogenase family protein, which translates to MNALLKKLNIAEVNPGASFGADHWITDAKGSELVSYNPATGEPIAKVIQATPASYDQVVAASQAAFERWRNVPAPKRGQVVRDLGEAVRQLKEPLGELVSLEMGKIRAEGLGEVQEMIDICEFALGLSRQLYGLTMHSERASHRMYEQWHPLGPVGVITAFNFPIAVWSWNSTLASVCGDTVIWKPSELAPLTAIATQHICNQVMADHGLSGVFSLVIGTGQEVGELMINDPRVPLVSFTGSTKVGRHVSQTVAGRFGKTLLELGGNNAIIVAEDANLDLAVRGILFGAVGTAGQRCTSTRRILAHKSVVDELTARLVKAYGQVQIGDPLEDGTLMGPLVTDVAVEKMEAALQQAQAEGGTVLTGGKRVDGPGNFVEPTIVRMPAQSGVVKEETFAPVLYILDYEDIDEALRIHNDVPQGLSSAIFTDSMQTAERFLSAMGSDCGIANVNIGTSGAEIGGAFGGEKETGGGRESGSDAWRAYMRRQTNTINWGRDLPLAQGIKFGED; encoded by the coding sequence ATGAACGCTTTGCTCAAGAAACTCAATATTGCGGAAGTCAACCCTGGCGCCAGTTTTGGCGCCGATCATTGGATCACGGATGCCAAGGGCAGCGAGCTGGTCTCGTACAACCCGGCCACCGGTGAGCCGATCGCCAAGGTGATCCAGGCCACTCCGGCCTCGTATGACCAGGTGGTGGCGGCCTCTCAGGCGGCCTTCGAGCGCTGGCGCAATGTGCCGGCGCCGAAGCGCGGCCAGGTGGTGCGTGATCTGGGCGAAGCCGTGCGCCAGCTGAAAGAGCCGTTGGGCGAACTGGTCTCGCTGGAGATGGGCAAGATCCGCGCCGAGGGTTTGGGCGAAGTGCAGGAGATGATCGACATCTGCGAGTTCGCCCTGGGGCTGAGCCGCCAGCTGTACGGCCTGACAATGCACAGCGAGCGCGCCAGCCACCGCATGTACGAGCAGTGGCATCCGTTGGGGCCGGTGGGCGTGATCACGGCTTTCAACTTCCCGATCGCGGTCTGGTCGTGGAACTCGACCCTGGCCAGTGTGTGCGGTGACACGGTGATCTGGAAGCCGTCTGAGCTGGCGCCGCTGACCGCCATCGCCACCCAGCACATCTGCAACCAGGTGATGGCGGACCATGGGCTGAGCGGCGTGTTCAGCCTGGTGATCGGCACCGGCCAGGAAGTCGGCGAGCTGATGATCAACGACCCACGCGTGCCGCTGGTTTCCTTCACCGGCTCGACCAAGGTCGGCCGGCACGTCTCGCAGACGGTGGCAGGGCGCTTTGGCAAGACCCTGCTGGAACTGGGCGGCAACAACGCCATCATCGTGGCCGAGGACGCCAACCTGGATCTGGCGGTGCGCGGCATTCTGTTTGGCGCGGTGGGCACGGCCGGGCAGCGCTGCACCAGCACGCGGCGCATCCTGGCGCACAAGAGCGTGGTGGACGAGTTGACCGCCCGCCTGGTGAAAGCCTATGGCCAGGTGCAGATCGGTGATCCGCTGGAAGACGGCACCCTGATGGGGCCGCTGGTGACAGATGTGGCTGTGGAGAAAATGGAAGCCGCGCTGCAGCAGGCGCAGGCGGAGGGCGGCACGGTGCTGACCGGCGGCAAGCGGGTGGACGGCCCCGGCAACTTCGTGGAGCCGACCATCGTGCGTATGCCGGCGCAAAGCGGCGTGGTGAAGGAAGAGACCTTTGCCCCGGTGCTGTACATTTTGGACTATGAGGATATTGATGAGGCGCTGCGCATTCACAATGATGTGCCGCAAGGCCTGAGCAGCGCCATCTTCACCGACAGCATGCAGACCGCCGAGCGCTTCCTGTCGGCGATGGGCAGCGACTGCGGTATCGCCAACGTCAACATCGGCACCTCCGGCGCCGAGATCGGCGGGGCGTTTGGCGGCGAGAAGGAGACCGGCGGCGGCCGCGAGAGCGGCAGCGACGCCTGGCGGGCCTACATGCGCCGCCAGACCAACACGATCAACTGGGGCCGGGATCTGCCGCTGGCCCAGGGCATCAAGTTCGGCGAGGATTAG
- a CDS encoding LLM class F420-dependent oxidoreductase produces MELAIMIEGQDGLTWERWKRLAAAAEDFGFAGLYRSDHYTNARPPEKDSLELWVSLTYLASHTQRIQFGPLVSPFSFRHPSITARMAAGVDDLSGGRLQLGLGAGWQEREHTMFGLDLLDLTERMQRFEEGLQVVTLLLSSDVPVNYAGEFYQLNQAILLPRPLRPGGPAILVGGNGIQRTLRLAAQYADEWNGVFLPADQYRQRCQVLDEYLSEHGRRPDDLRRSLMTSLHLGAGRAKQQAEAAGRSQDELRAQGRLLGEPAQVVEQLAAFKEAGCQRVMLQWLDQDDIAGLETIAKQVLPQVA; encoded by the coding sequence ATGGAACTCGCCATCATGATCGAAGGCCAGGACGGCCTGACCTGGGAGCGTTGGAAGCGCCTGGCGGCGGCCGCCGAAGACTTCGGCTTCGCCGGCCTCTACCGTTCCGACCATTACACCAATGCCCGGCCGCCAGAAAAGGACTCGCTGGAACTGTGGGTCTCGCTCACTTACCTGGCCAGCCACACGCAGCGCATCCAATTCGGTCCGCTGGTCTCGCCGTTCTCCTTCCGCCACCCCAGCATCACCGCCCGCATGGCCGCCGGGGTAGACGACCTCTCCGGCGGCCGCCTGCAGCTCGGACTGGGGGCCGGCTGGCAGGAACGCGAACACACCATGTTCGGCCTGGATCTGCTCGACCTCACTGAACGCATGCAGCGCTTTGAAGAAGGTTTGCAAGTGGTCACACTGCTGCTCAGCAGCGATGTGCCCGTTAATTACGCGGGCGAGTTCTACCAACTCAACCAGGCCATCCTGCTGCCCCGCCCACTGCGACCGGGCGGGCCGGCCATCCTGGTGGGCGGCAACGGCATCCAGCGCACGCTGCGGCTGGCCGCCCAATACGCCGACGAATGGAACGGCGTCTTTCTGCCCGCCGACCAATACCGCCAGCGCTGCCAGGTGCTCGACGAATACCTGAGCGAGCACGGCCGCCGACCCGACGACCTGCGCCGCAGCCTAATGACCAGCCTGCACCTGGGCGCAGGTCGCGCCAAGCAGCAGGCGGAGGCGGCGGGCCGCAGCCAGGACGAGCTGCGCGCCCAGGGCCGTCTGCTTGGCGAACCCGCCCAAGTCGTCGAGCAGCTGGCGGCCTTCAAAGAAGCCGGCTGCCAGCGCGTCATGCTGCAGTGGCTGGACCAGGACGACATCGCCGGCCTGGAAACTATCGCCAAGCAAGTGCTGCCTCAGGTCGCATGA
- a CDS encoding TatD family hydrolase, protein MLVDTHCHLDFEAFDDDRETVIAAAQAAGVTRMLNPGVDLQNSAAVAALAASQPGVYAAVGVHPNDSASWDDSSPGRLAELAGRPKVVAIGEIGLDYYWDKAPKPQQHKVLQAQLALAAELGLPVIIHNREASQDVLAILLEWQAGLAAAGSPLAERPGVLHSFSGDRHMAEKAVAAAFFVGLTGPLTFKKATELQTLAAELPLEKLLVETDSPFLSPHPRRGQRNHPAQVCLVAEKLAELRGLPFEQVAQATTANAERLFRFEAA, encoded by the coding sequence GTGCTGGTCGACACGCACTGCCATCTCGATTTCGAAGCCTTTGACGATGACCGTGAAACGGTCATCGCAGCGGCGCAGGCAGCCGGCGTGACCAGGATGTTGAACCCCGGGGTGGACTTGCAAAACAGCGCGGCCGTGGCCGCGCTGGCTGCGTCTCAACCTGGGGTGTACGCCGCGGTAGGTGTGCACCCCAACGACAGCGCGAGCTGGGACGATAGCAGCCCCGGCCGCTTGGCCGAGCTGGCGGGCCGCCCGAAGGTTGTGGCGATTGGCGAGATCGGCCTGGATTATTATTGGGACAAGGCCCCCAAGCCGCAGCAGCACAAAGTGCTGCAGGCGCAGTTGGCGCTGGCGGCAGAGCTGGGGCTGCCGGTGATCATTCACAATCGGGAAGCCAGCCAGGATGTCTTGGCGATCTTGCTGGAATGGCAGGCTGGGCTGGCTGCAGCGGGTTCACCGCTGGCAGAACGCCCGGGCGTTTTGCACTCCTTTTCTGGCGACCGACATATGGCGGAAAAGGCAGTGGCTGCCGCCTTTTTTGTGGGGCTGACTGGCCCTTTGACCTTCAAAAAGGCCACAGAGTTGCAAACCCTGGCGGCCGAGCTGCCCTTGGAGAAACTGTTGGTCGAGACTGACAGCCCTTTCCTTTCCCCACACCCGCGGCGCGGCCAGCGCAACCATCCGGCGCAGGTGTGCTTGGTGGCCGAGAAATTGGCCGAACTGCGCGGATTACCTTTTGAGCAAGTGGCCCAGGCCACGACGGCGAATGCCGAACGACTTTTTCGTTTTGAGGCTGCATGA